Within the Drosophila melanogaster chromosome 3R genome, the region GGATTAGCTCTTCGATGAAGGAGCTGCGCAAAATACAGCGAAAGCATCAAAAGCACCAAAAACAGCACCATTAGATTGGCAGAGCAACATGCAAAATTCAATGTTAAAGTGAATTCGATTaagccaaaaaataaagcattAAGGCCAAGAACtaggcagcagctgcagcttgTTAACTTTAAACCAAGTCAGTCTAAACTGGGCCAAAACTCGAAAacattgcaattgaaaaaaaagaatcattgatataaaaataagaaatatttcAACAGCACTAAAGATAccaataaatcataaaaaactTTACGTTTTCCAATTTCAGAGACGTTGACATACTGTAACCCGCTGAAATAgtaacaaattaattgaaaagtttCTTTTATTGATCAGCAGTGTAGATGCACATATCCAATCAGTGGCTTCCTTGTGAGGCGACTTGAATGCCACAGTAACCAGAAGCGATCGGTGGCCTGCCGCAAACTTTGGCATTTCCACTTGGCACTTGGCATTTGGCTTGGCCGCAGGGAAGCGTCGCAGGCAGCGAGAAGTGAACGTTCTCGATCTGGTTCTCGATGGATCTACGGTGCCAGTACTGTGAACAGTAGGCTAATTGACAGGCTAGCGTCCATtctatcttaaaaaaaaaaatagtaaaaacaTACACATCACAGCCGCGCACAAAACTCGTTTATCTTATTCCGTTTGATTgttccttttccttttatgTTATGCAGCCCGGAGATAAAGTGCCCTCATCCCGGTGAGATGAGGGTCTATCTGTTCCGCAAACTCTTGACATCTCCCACTGACTTGCAACTGGAAGTAAGCGCGGAGGCAATCAGCGAAGTGCTTGATCAGGTCCTCGGTGGACGCATCAGCACAGTCTTCAGCTGTGGCAGGATACCATTTAACCATGGAGCCGATCCGTCGGATGTGGTCAGCCGCATTTTGAACGAGCTCTTCACCCGCATCTACGAGTTGGAGACGAACATGGAAGTTCACGTTTCGGTGCGTTACGTCCAACTGAACGGGGAGACGAACGACCTGGTGGTGAACCTCAAGGGTTGCAATCGCCGGACGACCCGAGATCACTTTGTGGCCACGTCCCACGGGGTACACGCCTATATCGCGAGGGTCATGGACAAGGTGGCTGAGGGCGGCGATTGCCCACACCTGATCTTCACCGTCCATGTGAAGCAGACGAATGGCGATCAGTTGCGGAAATGTTGCGGTAGACTGCAGCTGGTCCACCTGCAGCAACTGACGGAGGATTCGCCGCCACTCGAATCGGACACGCCCCTGGACACGCTTATCAGTTTGTTCCAGGTACTGGCCAACAGCCCGAAGACGCACATACGGTACTATAACATTCGACTGACAAGGCTACTCAATCAACTAATGGGCAACGGGAGCAGGACGGTGATAATCAACTACGCAGATCCACCGGAGGGAAAAGACGACCCGGTGACACCGGCTCCCACTCCCTCGTCCAACTCCAATGCCAGTTTGCCCGACGAAGTGTGGAGACGACTGTTAAGGCAGGAGCGGGCTAAATATCGCTGTCTAAGGAACAAGGCTTTAGGAATAGTTGTGGACAAGGAAGAGCTAGAGCGATTTCTGGAAAGCCTTGAAGCGAGTGATAGCTCTGAGGAGGACATTTCGGATGGAGATTTTGAGCAAAAAGTTGAACAGAAAATGCTGGCAATTCGCTCAGAAGCAGAAATGTCCATTAAAAAGCTAAAGGGCCTTCAGATGGACATAGATTATTTGACGGAGAGAAACTGCCACTTGGAGCAGCAACTTGACCAAAAGAACAGTCAACTGAATATGCAGAGCAATCTCATGCTATCCATTCACATGGAATTGAGAGATCAAACGCGAAAATTCCAGGACAAAATCGCCGAGTACACGGACAAGTTCCAGGAAATGTGGGAACGTCAAAGGTTGGATATCCAGTATAATGAGCAAAGACAGCTTCGCCAGCTGACCAAATTGTTCGATTCCCTATGCCAGGCAACTCAACGATGGTTGCACCGGAAAACATCGCGTCTTCCGCAGAAGGATGCAGATGAGCTCCATTCGCAGACGAATCCGGTGGAAGACCCTAGTTTGTAGTACTTTGCACTCGGCTCCCAGCGAAACCCCCGCTTAAAGGTCAGCCAGTCAACCGTCTTCTTCTTCAGGTTTTGCCAGCACCAAAGCCATCCGGCTATCCGGACCAGTCACGAACCATTTGGAGCCATCTCACACATTCCGCAGTGCATCGCATCTGACTGTGCCACTTTGCCATTTAGCTGGCGCGACGGAACCGAGCCAATGGCTGTCGGCAAGTttgttgcctaagtctttcgtttttcCCGCCAGTTTTACGCTGTGATAGGTTGCATCAAAAAATTCGCACTATCAAATTTGCCTACATCAAAAATTCTATATTGTCTGCTTAATCTGTGCGTATCTCTTTATAAAATCTTAAAATTGTAGGTTAATGTAAGTTTGTCATTTAGGTGGtaatttttgatcaataaaccatatattgaaatttgtaaagtattttcattttgattctGTAGAAAATATTATTGT harbors:
- the CG10845 gene encoding uncharacterized protein, which produces MLCSPEIKCPHPGEMRVYLFRKLLTSPTDLQLEVSAEAISEVLDQVLGGRISTVFSCGRIPFNHGADPSDVVSRILNELFTRIYELETNMEVHVSVRYVQLNGETNDLVVNLKGCNRRTTRDHFVATSHGVHAYIARVMDKVAEGGDCPHLIFTVHVKQTNGDQLRKCCGRLQLVHLQQLTEDSPPLESDTPLDTLISLFQVLANSPKTHIRYYNIRLTRLLNQLMGNGSRTVIINYADPPEGKDDPVTPAPTPSSNSNASLPDEVWRRLLRQERAKYRCLRNKALGIVVDKEELERFLESLEASDSSEEDISDGDFEQKVEQKMLAIRSEAEMSIKKLKGLQMDIDYLTERNCHLEQQLDQKNSQLNMQSNLMLSIHMELRDQTRKFQDKIAEYTDKFQEMWERQRLDIQYNEQRQLRQLTKLFDSLCQATQRWLHRKTSRLPQKDADELHSQTNPVEDPSL